One Silene latifolia isolate original U9 population chromosome 4, ASM4854445v1, whole genome shotgun sequence DNA segment encodes these proteins:
- the LOC141652531 gene encoding pyruvate kinase isozyme A, chloroplastic-like produces MSQTLTSSLFTPLFKPNLPSSTYALPRVHFPTVRSSLTSISLNPDHSPVHLEPTGIELDRVSHSELKENGPRSTRRTKLVCTVGPATCDGASIEALAVGGMNVARLNMCHGTRAWHKEVIRRVKRLNEDKGFAVGIMMDTQGSEIHMGDLGIGVSSLKAEDGETWTFSIRSFDESLPQRTLTVSYDAFAEDVEVGDELLVDGGMVRFEVIEKIGPDVKCLCTDPGLLLPRANLALWRNGRLVQQHSSMLPTITSKDWLDIDFAIAEGVDFIALSFVRSADAIHHLKSYIAARSPNRNVAVIAKIESIDSLKNLEEIIEASDGAMVARGDMGSQIPLEQVPFAQQRIVHLCRQLNKPVIVASQLLESMIEYPTPTRAEVADVSEAVRQQADALMLSGESAMGLFPEKALAVLRSVSLRIERWCREERVDEEVELIKLSSSLPDVIKEEICYSAATIASKLQADALFVYTMDGHMASLLSRCRPDCPIFAFTPTTSVRKRLNLQWGLVPFRLNFSEDMDNNLSRTFSLLKLRDMIKSGDRIVAVSDMLQSVQVLTVP; encoded by the exons ATGTCGCAAACCCTAACCTCCTCTCTCTTCACTCCCTTATTCAAACCCAATCTCCCATCGTCCACTTACGCTCTTCCACGTGTCCACTTCCCCACCGTCCGATCATCCCTCACCTCGATATCCCTTAACCCGGACCACTCCCCGGTCCACCTTGAACCGACCGGAATCGAGCTAGACCGGGTGAGCCACTCGGAGCTAAAGGAAAACGGACCCCGGTCCACCCGGAGGACTAAGCTCGTGTGCACTGTAGGACCTGCCACGTGTGATGGCGCGAGTATCGAGGCGTTGGCTGTTGGTGGAATGAATGTAGCGAGGTTGAATATGTGTCATGGTACTCGCGCGTGGCATAAGGAGGTTATTCGGCGCGTGAAGAGGTTGAATGAGGATAAAGGGTTTGCTGTTGGTATTATGATGGATACTCAAGGGAGTGAGATTCACATGGGGGATTTGGGGATTGGTGTTTCTTCGCTTAAAGCCGAG GATGGTGAAACTTGGACCTTCAGCATTCGGTCTTTTGACGAGAGTCTGCCGCAGCGCACCCTTACTGTGAGCTATGATGCTTTTGCTGAAG ATGTCGAAGTGGGTGATGAACTTTTAGTAGATGGTGGTATGGTTCGCTTTGAGGTTATAGAGAAAATTGGACCTGATGTCAAGTGCTTGTGCACTGATCCTGGGTTATTATTGCCACGGGCAAATCTTGCATTATGGAGGAATGGCAGACTGGTTCAACAACATAGCAGTATGCTTCCGACAATCACATCCAAG GATTGGCTGGATATTGATTTCGCAATTGCAGAAGGTGTGGATTTCATCGCGTTATCATTTGTACGATCAGCTGATGCAATTCACCATTTGAAGAGCTACATTGCTGCACGGTCTCCTAACCG TAATGTTGCCGTTATTGCAAAAATAGAGAGCATAGACTCTCTGAAGAACTTGGAAGAAATCATCGAGGCATCTGATGGAGCTATGGTGGCTAGAGGAGACATGGGCTCCCAAATACCTCTAGAGCAAGTTCCATTTGCTCAGCAAAGAATTGTTCATCTATGCCGGCAACTTAACAAGCCTGTCATCGTTGCTTCCCAACTTTTGGAATCCATGATTGAGTATCCTACACCTACTAGAGCTGAAGTTGCTGACGTTTCGGAAGCTGTTCGGCAGCAAGCTGATGCATTGATGCTCTCTGGTGAATCGGCAATGGGTCTATTCCCTGAAAAGGCATTAGCAGTTCTTAGAAGTGTCAGCTTAAGAATTGAGAGGTGGTGCCGCGAAGAGAGAGTTGATGAAGAAGTAGAACTCATAAAGCTATCATCTTCATTGCCTGATGTCATAAAAGAGGAGATATGTTACTCCGCTGCTACAATAG CTAGCAAATTGCAAGCAGATGCATTGTTTGTATACACTATGGACGGGCATATGGCATCTCTCCTTTCACGGTGTCGACCGGACTGCCCCATATTTGCTTTCACGCCTACTACTTCTGTGCGGAAGCGATTGAATCTACAATGGGGATTGGTTCCTTTCCGGTTAAACTTTTCAGAAGACATGGACAATAACCTGAGCAGAACTTTCTCCTTATTGAAATTACGGGACATGATCAAGTCTGGGGACCGAATTGTTGCCGTGTCCGATATGCTCCAGTCTGTCCAGGTACTGACTGTTCCTTGA